One Bacteroidota bacterium genomic window carries:
- a CDS encoding ABC transporter ATP-binding protein, which produces MRTQEPLIEIVNLSKTYKGNKEPAVNGITLTINGGEIFGLLGPNGAGKTTTISILCGLFPPTSGDIYIDHHSIKTEKEEIKKVIGVVPQDIALYPNLTARENLRFIGNMYGLRGTALKKRIDDGLERHGLTDSAGKRLATYSGGMKRRINLIAGILHNPKILFLDEPTAGVDVQSRSVIMDHLLDLNRHGMTIIYTSHYMEEAENLCSRVGIIDNGKIISTGIPRQLIDKTPGCATLEDYFIKLTGRALRDG; this is translated from the coding sequence ATGAGAACTCAGGAGCCATTAATTGAAATTGTTAACCTTTCTAAAACCTATAAAGGGAACAAAGAACCGGCAGTCAACGGCATTACCCTCACAATAAACGGCGGTGAGATTTTTGGTTTGCTCGGCCCTAATGGCGCGGGAAAAACAACCACCATCTCTATTTTATGCGGACTGTTCCCTCCTACCAGCGGTGATATCTACATTGATCATCACAGTATCAAAACAGAAAAAGAAGAAATAAAAAAAGTAATCGGTGTAGTGCCGCAAGACATTGCATTGTATCCCAATCTTACTGCTCGCGAAAACCTGCGCTTTATCGGAAACATGTATGGATTGCGCGGCACGGCTCTTAAAAAACGCATTGATGATGGCCTTGAACGGCACGGGCTGACCGATAGCGCTGGAAAGCGGCTTGCTACCTATTCGGGAGGTATGAAACGCAGGATTAACCTCATCGCGGGCATTTTACACAATCCTAAAATACTATTCCTTGATGAGCCTACTGCCGGCGTTGACGTGCAGTCGCGCAGTGTAATTATGGATCACCTGCTCGATTTGAATCGCCACGGCATGACTATCATTTACACCTCACATTACATGGAGGAAGCCGAAAATCTGTGTTCACGAGTGGGCATTATTGATAATGGAAAAATAATATCAACGGGCATTCCGCGACAGCTTATCGACAAAACGCCCGGCTGCGCTACACTCGAAGACTATTTTATTAAACTTACCGGAAGAGCCCTCAGGGACGGTTAA
- a CDS encoding BtrH N-terminal domain-containing protein: protein MKLDFVHSQASHCETGATKNMLRYFGIDMSEPMTYGIGAGLYFAHLPMLKMNHIPVTTFRTLPGLVFSRACKNLGVEYEKKTFKDPKKAMSELDRILEQGLPVGLQVGVYHLPFFPPEFRMHYNMHNMSVIGKEDDTYFISDPMMEQIVTITYEDLMRVRYAKGPFAPEGKMYYITKAPQGTIDFRKPIVTGIKKSLFEMTGQYFWMIGVFGIRFLARRLRTWPDKVGEKRATQYLVQLIQMLEEIGTGGAGYRYIFGAFLRESSEVLQQDWLLPVSVEMGEVASRWREFSHTGAHFIKHHTDAPKTFNLLADMLLDIADREASVYKKLKKISL, encoded by the coding sequence ATGAAACTTGATTTTGTACACAGCCAGGCATCGCATTGTGAAACCGGTGCGACAAAAAATATGCTCCGCTATTTTGGAATTGACATGTCGGAACCCATGACGTATGGAATTGGCGCCGGACTGTACTTTGCGCATTTACCGATGCTCAAAATGAATCACATTCCGGTAACGACTTTCCGGACACTTCCCGGTCTGGTATTTTCAAGAGCATGTAAAAATCTGGGGGTTGAATACGAGAAAAAGACATTCAAAGACCCCAAAAAAGCTATGAGTGAACTCGACAGAATACTTGAACAAGGTCTTCCCGTCGGGTTACAGGTAGGTGTGTATCATCTTCCGTTCTTTCCTCCCGAATTCCGCATGCATTACAACATGCACAACATGTCGGTTATCGGAAAAGAAGACGACACGTATTTTATAAGCGATCCGATGATGGAGCAGATCGTAACAATTACTTACGAAGATCTGATGCGTGTGCGTTACGCAAAAGGACCTTTTGCACCTGAAGGTAAAATGTACTACATCACCAAAGCGCCTCAGGGCACCATCGATTTCAGAAAACCCATTGTAACCGGTATAAAAAAATCGCTTTTTGAAATGACCGGGCAGTATTTCTGGATGATTGGCGTATTCGGCATTCGGTTTCTGGCACGCAGACTGCGTACATGGCCCGATAAAGTCGGTGAAAAGAGAGCCACTCAATACCTGGTACAGCTAATTCAAATGCTGGAAGAAATTGGTACCGGCGGTGCCGGTTATCGCTATATATTCGGAGCGTTCCTGCGCGAATCGTCTGAAGTATTGCAGCAGGACTGGTTGTTGCCCGTATCGGTAGAAATGGGAGAAGTAGCATCACGCTGGCGCGAATTTTCGCACACCGGGGCACATTTTATTAAACATCACACCGATGCCCCGAAGACGTTTAATCTCCTTGCGGATATGCTCCTTGACATCGCCGACCGTGAAGCTTCCGTTTATAAAAAGCTTAAAAAAATATCTCTGTAA
- a CDS encoding hydroxymyristoyl-ACP dehydratase translates to MIARDEQILNLIPQRPPIVMIDKFFSAADGKTMTGLTVKTSNIFVEDGFLREPGLIENIAQSAAAGVGYVYSNSGKPIPLGFIGAVKNLKVYSLPAVGDELVTDVKIEHEVFEITMISSRIHSNEKLVAECEMKIYLQPSQ, encoded by the coding sequence ATGATAGCTCGCGACGAACAGATACTGAACCTTATTCCGCAAAGGCCTCCTATCGTCATGATTGATAAATTCTTTTCGGCAGCGGATGGAAAAACCATGACCGGACTGACCGTCAAGACATCAAACATTTTTGTTGAAGACGGATTCTTACGCGAACCCGGACTCATTGAAAATATTGCACAGTCGGCAGCAGCAGGCGTTGGTTACGTTTATAGCAACAGCGGAAAGCCCATTCCGCTGGGATTTATCGGCGCAGTTAAAAATCTGAAGGTTTACTCACTTCCGGCGGTAGGTGATGAATTGGTAACCGACGTAAAAATTGAGCATGAAGTTTTTGAGATTACGATGATCAGCAGCCGCATCCATTCCAATGAAAAGCTGGTAGCGGAATGCGAGATGAAAATATATCTGCAGCCCTCACAATAG
- a CDS encoding lipid biosynthesis B12-binding/radical SAM protein: protein MIKRLLFVSANKLTIPYPVYPLALAYLKTYLEQKLPDLEVKMFDFNLADIEAYINFQQEFKPDYIAVSLRNIDGVNSYDPVNFISSYKTIIEKTDKSRGTKVVIGGAGFSIFPEKLFDRLNPDYGISGEGEESLYLLIDGLNNNKVVNDIPGLIFRKDGAVHMNPRKNCFSGMDLHFDDALVDYYWKKSGMLNIQTKRGCPFNCIYCTYPVIEGRQVRKLDTDTIIHTLKDLNSRKGINYVFFTDSVFNIDNDYNADLAEKIISNDIKLNWGAYFYPKGLTSDLLKLLKRSGLMHIEFGTESICDETLVKYGKHFTVEDIITQSELCFKEDIFYAHFLILGGYGETDATIDDTFRNSMRIEHSVFFPYVGMRIYPGTKLYNYALAEGKISADDELIEPKYYISDKITQSTLKERAEKTGKRWAFPDEDISSIVSRMRNLRNKKGPLWEYMLK, encoded by the coding sequence ATGATAAAACGACTGCTTTTTGTTTCTGCAAATAAACTCACGATTCCCTATCCTGTGTATCCGCTTGCATTGGCATATCTTAAAACATATCTCGAACAAAAACTTCCTGACCTCGAAGTAAAAATGTTCGACTTTAACCTTGCCGATATTGAAGCATATATTAATTTTCAGCAGGAGTTCAAACCCGATTACATAGCCGTTTCACTGCGTAATATCGATGGCGTAAATTCATATGACCCGGTAAATTTTATCAGCAGCTATAAAACAATTATAGAAAAGACCGATAAAAGCAGGGGCACAAAAGTTGTGATTGGCGGCGCCGGATTTTCGATTTTTCCTGAAAAATTATTTGACCGGCTCAATCCCGATTACGGAATTTCGGGCGAAGGCGAAGAAAGTCTGTATCTCCTTATTGACGGGCTTAACAACAACAAAGTTGTGAATGATATTCCCGGTCTCATCTTCAGAAAAGATGGGGCTGTACATATGAATCCCCGCAAGAACTGCTTCAGCGGTATGGATCTGCATTTCGACGATGCACTGGTTGATTACTACTGGAAAAAAAGCGGTATGCTTAACATCCAGACCAAACGCGGTTGTCCGTTCAATTGCATTTATTGCACCTACCCGGTAATTGAAGGCCGGCAGGTGCGCAAACTCGACACCGACACCATAATACATACGCTTAAAGATCTCAATTCCCGTAAAGGTATAAACTACGTTTTCTTTACTGATTCCGTTTTTAATATTGACAACGATTACAATGCAGATCTCGCCGAAAAGATTATCAGCAACGATATAAAATTGAACTGGGGCGCTTATTTTTATCCAAAAGGACTCACCTCCGATTTGCTCAAATTACTTAAACGCTCGGGACTCATGCATATTGAGTTCGGAACAGAATCAATCTGCGACGAAACACTTGTCAAATACGGAAAACACTTCACCGTAGAAGATATTATCACACAATCAGAGCTCTGTTTCAAAGAAGATATTTTTTACGCGCATTTCCTGATTCTCGGTGGCTACGGAGAAACAGATGCCACCATTGATGACACCTTCAGAAACAGCATGAGAATTGAACATTCGGTATTCTTTCCGTACGTAGGTATGCGCATTTATCCAGGAACAAAATTATATAATTATGCACTGGCCGAAGGAAAGATCAGTGCCGACGATGAACTCATCGAACCTAAATATTATATCTCCGATAAAATAACACAATCAACACTTAAGGAAAGAGCAGAAAAAACTGGAAAAAGATGGGCGTTTCCCGATGAAGATATAAGTTCCATTGTAAGCAGAATGCGAAACCTGCGGAATAAAAAAGGTCCGCTGTGGGAATATATGCTGAAATAG
- a CDS encoding lipid A biosynthesis acyltransferase: MNQWKGQTRGGITGYRIFVFFIRTFGLSFSYFFLKIVAVYFLFSSGEAHKASYNYYRTGLKRGKIKAYFNVYSNYVAFGKVLVDRIAVLSGFVKKYTYDFDGEHHLRKMVEDKTGGILVNAHVGNWEIAGQLLERLNTRINVLMFDAEHEKIKQYMSGVLVNKNVNIIVIKDGISHLEKIKEALENKEIIAMNGDRFFEGNKVISCSFLGKEALFPVGPFYMAGKYKVPVTYAFAMKESKTHYHFYATPPRWIENFNQLKERDNSLKKVVTEYAAELERIVKRYPNQWFNFYDFWRHTQ, from the coding sequence ATGAATCAATGGAAAGGACAAACCCGCGGCGGAATTACCGGATACCGGATTTTCGTATTTTTTATCCGCACTTTTGGACTTTCGTTCTCGTACTTTTTTCTGAAAATTGTTGCCGTTTACTTTCTTTTTTCGTCGGGTGAAGCCCATAAGGCATCCTATAATTATTACCGCACCGGACTCAAACGCGGAAAAATCAAGGCATATTTCAACGTATATTCCAATTATGTTGCTTTTGGCAAAGTGCTGGTAGACCGCATTGCCGTGCTTTCCGGATTTGTAAAAAAGTACACGTATGACTTCGACGGCGAGCACCATTTACGCAAAATGGTTGAAGACAAAACGGGCGGAATACTCGTAAATGCACACGTTGGAAATTGGGAAATCGCCGGACAGCTTCTCGAACGCCTCAATACGCGAATCAATGTTCTGATGTTCGACGCCGAACATGAAAAAATCAAACAATATATGAGCGGCGTTCTGGTGAACAAAAATGTAAATATCATCGTAATAAAAGATGGCATCTCACACCTTGAAAAAATAAAAGAAGCACTTGAAAATAAAGAGATTATTGCTATGAATGGCGACCGCTTCTTTGAAGGAAATAAAGTAATTTCATGCTCATTTCTGGGGAAGGAAGCATTATTCCCCGTAGGTCCGTTCTATATGGCCGGCAAATACAAGGTGCCCGTTACATACGCTTTCGCGATGAAAGAAAGCAAAACACATTACCATTTTTACGCCACGCCGCCACGCTGGATTGAAAACTTCAATCAGCTTAAAGAGCGCGATAACAGCCTGAAAAAGGTAGTAACTGAATATGCCGCCGAGCTGGAGCGCATTGTTAAGCGTTATCCCAATCAGTGGTTCAACTTTTATGATTTCTGGAGACATACACAATGA
- a CDS encoding phosphopantetheine-binding protein produces MTKEDVLKKINEFLIEEFELQEEQLVPEALLKNDLGIDSLDFVDIIVIIEKNFGFKVKGEEMINVKTLQDFYDYVIERVKTE; encoded by the coding sequence ATGACTAAAGAAGATGTACTCAAAAAGATTAATGAATTTCTGATTGAAGAATTCGAATTGCAGGAAGAACAACTGGTTCCCGAAGCTTTACTGAAAAACGATTTAGGCATTGACAGCCTTGATTTTGTTGATATTATCGTCATTATTGAAAAGAACTTCGGCTTTAAAGTTAAAGGTGAAGAAATGATTAACGTGAAGACATTACAGGATTTCTACGATTACGTAATTGAACGCGTTAAAACAGAGTAG
- a CDS encoding beta-ketoacyl-[acyl-carrier-protein] synthase family protein, producing the protein MNRVVITGTGIYSCIGKNLEEVKESLYLGKSGIGVDQKRKEMGFRSSLTGVLEAPNLKGMLDRRMRVGLAEQGEYAFLSTLEAMKEAGLDQSYFDTHEAGVIFGNDSSALAVIKSTDIVREKKDTMLLGSGYIFQSMNSTVTMNLSVIFKLRGINFTVSAACASGSHALGMGYLMIKTGLQDMVVCGGAQEVNEYSMGSFDALSAFSMLESDPHRASRPFDKSRDGLVPSGGAATVILESYESAIKRGAPILGEIIGYGFSSNGEHISQSAVDGLTRAMKSAFKDAGIDPSEVDYINAHATSTPHGDMSEAVAIDNIFGENKPYVSSTKSMTGHECWMAGASEIVYSLLMMKNNFIAPNLNFETPDEFSAKLNINPKTVEKEFDVFLSNSFGFGGTNSSLLIRKVK; encoded by the coding sequence ATGAACAGGGTTGTGATAACAGGCACGGGCATATATTCGTGCATTGGAAAAAATCTTGAAGAAGTAAAAGAATCGCTTTACTTAGGGAAATCGGGCATTGGCGTTGATCAGAAACGTAAAGAGATGGGCTTTCGCTCTTCACTTACAGGTGTGCTTGAAGCGCCCAACCTGAAAGGGATGCTCGACCGCCGCATGCGCGTAGGTCTTGCGGAACAGGGTGAATATGCCTTTCTGAGTACGCTTGAAGCGATGAAAGAGGCAGGTCTGGACCAGTCGTATTTTGATACGCATGAAGCAGGCGTTATTTTTGGCAACGACAGTTCTGCGCTGGCCGTTATAAAGTCGACAGACATTGTGCGCGAGAAAAAAGACACCATGCTGTTGGGTTCGGGCTATATTTTTCAGTCGATGAACTCTACCGTAACGATGAATCTTTCGGTAATCTTCAAACTTCGCGGCATCAACTTCACCGTGAGCGCTGCCTGTGCAAGTGGTTCACATGCACTGGGTATGGGTTATCTGATGATTAAAACCGGTCTTCAGGATATGGTTGTGTGCGGCGGCGCCCAGGAAGTGAATGAGTATTCCATGGGCAGTTTTGATGCACTCAGCGCATTCTCAATGCTTGAATCCGACCCCCACAGAGCATCGCGTCCATTTGACAAGAGCCGTGACGGCTTGGTGCCTAGTGGTGGCGCAGCAACAGTTATTCTCGAAAGTTACGAATCGGCCATAAAACGCGGTGCTCCGATTTTAGGTGAGATTATCGGTTACGGATTTTCGTCCAACGGCGAGCACATCTCACAATCGGCGGTCGACGGTCTTACACGCGCCATGAAAAGCGCATTCAAAGATGCAGGTATAGACCCTTCGGAAGTAGATTATATTAATGCACATGCCACCTCAACACCGCATGGCGACATGAGCGAAGCGGTGGCAATTGATAATATTTTCGGTGAGAACAAACCCTATGTGAGCTCTACCAAATCCATGACCGGCCACGAGTGCTGGATGGCGGGGGCAAGTGAAATCGTGTACTCTTTGCTGATGATGAAAAATAATTTCATTGCTCCAAATCTCAATTTTGAAACACCTGATGAGTTTTCAGCAAAACTAAATATTAACCCTAAGACGGTTGAGAAAGAATTTGATGTATTTTTGTCTAATTCTTTTGGATTCGGCGGAACGAATTCTTCCCTTCTTATCCGAAAAGTAAAATAA
- the fabG gene encoding 3-oxoacyl-ACP reductase FabG, protein MKYALVTGGSRGIGKAICLQLGSMGYHVLVNYVSNKAEAEDTLTQLQNAGCTGELMPFNVAVQDEFEQAIEAWYTAHPDAYIEVLVNNAGIRRDALMMWMKNEEWFDVMNTNLNGFFYITRRLLKDMLVNKYGRIVNVVSLSGIKGLPGQVNYSAAKAAVIGATKALAQEVGKKNVTVNAVAPGFIRTDMTKDFDENQVKAMIPVARFGKPEEVAAVVGFLASPQASYVTGEVISVNGGLHT, encoded by the coding sequence ATGAAATACGCACTGGTAACAGGTGGTTCAAGAGGTATAGGCAAAGCAATTTGCCTTCAGCTGGGCAGCATGGGATATCACGTACTTGTAAATTATGTGTCCAATAAAGCAGAAGCTGAAGATACCCTCACACAATTGCAAAATGCAGGCTGCACGGGCGAATTGATGCCCTTTAATGTTGCCGTACAGGATGAATTTGAACAGGCGATTGAGGCATGGTACACAGCCCATCCCGATGCGTATATTGAAGTGCTGGTGAACAACGCAGGAATACGCCGCGATGCACTGATGATGTGGATGAAGAATGAAGAATGGTTTGATGTAATGAACACCAACCTGAACGGCTTCTTCTACATTACCCGTCGTTTGCTTAAAGATATGCTGGTGAACAAATACGGGCGCATTGTAAATGTAGTTTCCCTTTCGGGAATAAAAGGGCTTCCGGGCCAGGTAAATTATTCGGCAGCAAAAGCAGCCGTGATAGGCGCTACCAAAGCACTTGCTCAGGAAGTAGGCAAAAAGAATGTTACTGTAAATGCCGTAGCTCCGGGATTTATCCGCACGGATATGACCAAAGATTTTGACGAGAATCAGGTTAAAGCAATGATACCGGTAGCACGGTTTGGCAAACCCGAAGAAGTGGCAGCCGTTGTTGGTTTTCTGGCATCGCCGCAGGCATCGTATGTTACAGGTGAAGTGATTTCGGTGAATGGTGGACTTCACACGTAA
- a CDS encoding radical SAM protein, producing the protein MKTLRNPEAVYGLNFTQNQIDDARINNKILTLDLETSHICNYRCIYCYNDSGKKLSNELTTAELKDVVLQGKQCGAKNVSIIGGGEPFLHKDIMEIVRYIHSLGMEQDIFTNGTVMTRELADELLSMNVQLVVKLNSLKPDVQDFLAGMKGAGDYIKKALEILQESGFAEKNLLGVESIICKQNYDEIPEMWQWARDRNIIPYFEMITFQGRAKGHDLNVKIEDLQALFERLLKIDEEKYGYTWNPHPPIAGLSCKRHLYNVVIASNGYVYPCVGVNIKLGNIRHDKLGDIIRQSPILKSLRQIDEHIHGSCKSCNMNMECYGCRGMAYHLTGDCFASDPLCWHNEKQISIQDDGTIKAPKNI; encoded by the coding sequence TTGAAAACACTACGCAACCCTGAAGCCGTTTATGGCCTCAACTTTACTCAGAACCAGATAGACGACGCAAGGATAAACAACAAAATACTGACACTTGATCTGGAAACAAGTCATATTTGCAACTACAGGTGTATCTATTGTTATAACGATTCCGGCAAAAAACTGAGTAACGAACTTACTACAGCAGAGCTGAAAGACGTAGTTTTACAAGGAAAACAATGCGGTGCAAAGAACGTCAGCATCATTGGAGGCGGCGAACCATTTCTGCATAAAGATATCATGGAAATTGTGCGCTACATCCATTCACTGGGCATGGAGCAGGATATTTTCACCAACGGTACCGTAATGACACGCGAACTGGCCGACGAACTGCTCTCGATGAACGTTCAGCTCGTGGTTAAACTCAACAGCCTTAAACCTGATGTTCAGGATTTTCTGGCAGGCATGAAGGGCGCCGGAGATTACATCAAAAAAGCGCTCGAAATACTTCAGGAATCCGGTTTTGCAGAAAAAAACCTGCTGGGTGTGGAATCCATTATCTGCAAACAGAATTATGATGAGATACCGGAAATGTGGCAATGGGCCCGCGACCGCAACATCATCCCCTACTTTGAAATGATTACCTTTCAGGGAAGAGCCAAAGGGCACGACCTGAATGTGAAGATAGAAGACCTTCAGGCACTGTTCGAACGTCTGCTTAAAATTGATGAAGAAAAATACGGTTATACCTGGAATCCCCATCCTCCCATTGCCGGTCTGAGCTGTAAAAGGCATCTGTATAACGTTGTAATTGCGTCCAACGGCTATGTGTATCCCTGTGTGGGCGTCAATATCAAACTGGGAAATATCAGGCACGATAAATTAGGCGACATCATCAGACAATCACCCATTTTAAAATCACTGCGCCAGATTGACGAGCACATTCACGGCAGTTGCAAATCCTGCAACATGAATATGGAATGTTACGGCTGTCGCGGCATGGCATATCACCTCACAGGCGATTGCTTTGCATCGGATCCGTTATGTTGGCACAACGAGAAGCAAATAAGCATTCAGGATGACGGAACAATTAAAGCACCTAAAAATATTTAA
- a CDS encoding TonB-dependent receptor — translation MKRAALFIFYILIAQFLFAQNYTQTIRGTIVDKNSQMPLPGAAVVLINSNPLRGAVADSNGRFRLEKVPIGRAGIKISYIGYNDILLNNLELNAAHELILNIGMEERIYAGKEVVISAESDKSSSINRMAAVSARTFTIEESDKYAGARSDVARMASNFAGVTGNNDSRNDIVIRGNTPSGLLWRVDGVDIPNPNHFAGFGTTGGPISILRNNLLSNSDFITAAFPAEYGNAISGVFDLKMINGNDEHHEFMGQVAFNGIELSAEGPLNKKTAASYILNYRYSTLDVFSKMGIQLGTGQGIPKYQDVLFKINIPRTKIGSFTLFGFGGLSEISFLDSKKDTTKEKIDFYGSEGWDLTNFSNQAVTGLSHTYIINSSTYTKTIIAATYHGFRTLKDSVTPGLIAITPYQRSNLIECRLSASFFINKKFSARHNLRTGFEFSDISLNLNDSIYKKNVNRFTQKNDFSGFQYLLQPYVEWQFRLRENIVLNTGIHGQYLTNTQSWSAEPRISLKWNFMPTQSFGIGYGMHSQLATPTVFYNQVELIDGSYHRTNTNLDFIRSHHFAFSYDWSITENTRLKTELYYQYIYNVPVNKMQHDSYSLLNQGANFEVFSPDTLINSGSGRNYGAELTLERFMSRGFYYLGTVSLFESKYRGSDNVERNTAFNSNYIVNMLAGKEFNLKFRKKKEEKRKKSFTVNLKTTLSGGQRYSPINTDESMAAKKPVYIDELAYSKQFPYYNRTDLKLIYKMNGKRITVEWSLEITNIFNQKNVYTQTFNHKTGETYFTYQLGRMIIPQYRIIF, via the coding sequence ATGAAAAGAGCTGCACTTTTTATATTCTATATTCTCATCGCACAGTTTCTGTTCGCGCAGAATTATACACAGACCATCCGAGGTACAATAGTGGATAAAAACTCTCAGATGCCATTACCGGGAGCCGCAGTAGTGCTGATTAACAGCAATCCTTTGCGTGGTGCGGTTGCCGACAGCAACGGTCGTTTCAGACTTGAAAAGGTACCCATCGGAAGAGCCGGAATTAAAATAAGCTACATTGGCTATAACGACATTTTACTGAATAATCTAGAGCTGAATGCCGCCCATGAACTCATCCTGAATATTGGGATGGAGGAGCGTATTTATGCAGGTAAGGAAGTGGTGATATCTGCGGAAAGCGACAAATCATCATCTATAAATCGAATGGCCGCCGTAAGCGCACGTACATTCACCATTGAAGAAAGTGACAAATACGCAGGAGCGCGCAGCGATGTAGCACGTATGGCTTCAAATTTTGCGGGCGTGACAGGAAATAACGACAGCCGCAACGACATTGTAATACGCGGCAATACGCCGTCGGGGCTGCTGTGGCGCGTTGATGGCGTTGACATTCCAAATCCAAACCACTTTGCGGGATTCGGTACAACCGGTGGTCCCATCAGTATTCTGCGAAATAATCTGCTATCCAATTCTGATTTCATCACGGCTGCTTTCCCGGCTGAATACGGTAATGCAATTTCCGGTGTATTCGATTTAAAGATGATAAACGGCAATGATGAACACCATGAATTTATGGGACAGGTTGCATTTAACGGTATTGAGCTGAGTGCCGAAGGTCCGCTGAATAAAAAAACAGCTGCGTCCTACATTTTAAATTACCGCTATTCAACCCTCGATGTTTTCAGTAAAATGGGCATTCAGCTGGGAACCGGACAGGGCATTCCCAAATACCAGGATGTGCTTTTCAAAATAAATATCCCGCGTACAAAAATCGGAAGCTTTACGCTGTTTGGATTTGGAGGACTAAGCGAGATTTCCTTCCTCGACAGTAAAAAAGACACTACTAAAGAAAAAATAGACTTCTACGGATCAGAAGGCTGGGACCTCACTAACTTCTCAAATCAGGCAGTAACGGGACTTTCACATACTTACATCATAAACTCGAGCACGTATACTAAAACAATCATTGCCGCTACTTACCATGGTTTTCGCACCTTAAAAGATTCCGTAACACCCGGACTCATTGCCATCACGCCTTACCAGCGCAGCAACCTCATTGAATGCCGGCTGAGTGCTTCCTTCTTCATTAATAAGAAATTCAGTGCAAGGCATAACCTTCGAACAGGATTTGAATTTTCAGATATTTCACTCAATCTGAACGACAGTATTTATAAAAAAAACGTCAACCGCTTTACGCAGAAAAATGATTTCTCGGGATTTCAATACCTGCTTCAACCTTATGTGGAATGGCAGTTTAGATTACGGGAAAATATTGTTCTGAATACGGGAATTCACGGGCAATACCTCACCAATACGCAGTCATGGTCGGCAGAACCGCGCATTTCATTGAAATGGAATTTCATGCCCACACAATCTTTTGGAATAGGTTACGGAATGCACAGCCAGCTGGCAACACCAACGGTTTTTTACAATCAGGTTGAACTTATCGACGGTTCGTATCATCGCACGAATACCAATCTTGATTTTATCCGCAGTCATCATTTTGCATTTTCATATGACTGGAGCATTACCGAAAATACGCGTCTGAAAACGGAACTTTATTATCAGTATATCTACAATGTGCCTGTAAATAAAATGCAGCACGACAGTTATTCGCTGCTCAATCAGGGTGCAAATTTTGAAGTGTTTTCGCCCGACACTTTAATCAATTCGGGAAGCGGTCGTAACTATGGCGCAGAGCTGACTCTGGAGCGATTCATGAGCCGCGGATTCTATTATCTGGGAACGGTCAGCCTGTTCGAATCAAAATACCGCGGAAGCGATAACGTGGAACGCAATACTGCCTTTAACAGCAATTACATTGTCAATATGCTGGCAGGTAAAGAATTCAATCTCAAATTCAGAAAAAAGAAAGAAGAAAAACGCAAAAAATCATTTACTGTCAATTTAAAAACTACGCTCAGTGGGGGGCAACGCTATTCACCGATAAATACCGATGAGTCAATGGCCGCTAAAAAGCCTGTTTATATTGACGAACTGGCTTATTCAAAACAATTCCCGTATTACAATCGCACGGATCTGAAACTCATTTACAAAATGAACGGCAAAAGAATCACCGTCGAATGGTCACTGGAAATAACGAATATTTTTAATCAGAAAAATGTCTATACCCAAACATTCAATCATAAAACCGGCGAAACTTATTTCACCTACCAACTTGGCAGAATGATAATTCCGCAGTACCGAATAATCTTTTAA